A stretch of the Poseidonibacter parvus genome encodes the following:
- a CDS encoding cytochrome C codes for MKLLKIAIAGSLILGVCSTSLFADATKGQKLFVKKYKGSCGFSGDKFAAKHSQDEWETIMESGKFKEELLKICPNVKEAEVKDKWIQHLYDFSYKFANDSGNVPAC; via the coding sequence ATGAAGTTATTAAAAATCGCAATAGCTGGGTCATTAATTTTAGGAGTTTGTTCAACATCTTTATTCGCAGATGCAACAAAAGGTCAAAAACTATTTGTTAAAAAATATAAGGGTTCTTGTGGTTTCAGTGGTGATAAATTCGCAGCTAAACACTCTCAAGACGAATGGGAAACTATTATGGAGAGTGGTAAGTTTAAAGAAGAACTTCTTAAAATTTGTCCAAATGTAAAAGAAGCTGAAGTAAAAGACAAATGGATTCAACACTTATATGATTTTTCTTATAAATTCGCAAATGACTCAGGAAATGTTCCTGCTTGTTAA
- a CDS encoding NFACT RNA binding domain-containing protein, which translates to MKYFLLKQLVEYLVENTQNIKLIKRIDNNTIIIEFNNRNIIYFDMSKGSSTVFKSQKVLNSKKDFNAPFDVALQKRLYNSKIEKIELYNDDKIINIHVNSSSSYKKLTTILQLEFTGKHTNIVILDENRIIIEALRHVDEFSSSRVVKVGIKLDEIPKQSYIPKMEVVENIEKYLYQIYEEKESKNLENLKKQKISQIKKKIKKLEKTISSLAKKEELEEESNSLYEKANLILANLHNIKAYQKSFTTFDYKGEEVEISLEESASPSRYSNDLFKKAKKAKQKAQYISLEKDNLDEKLEFLYRMVNSLENAKDIEECEFLYPKKEKNQKRTKKAQPYESFFFEGYKIMLGTSERENIFLLKNSKASDFWFHLKDRPSSHVFVQNTKKTIPDSVIEQAAVICAKFSVDFPGDYEVDFTQRRNVKIQSGANVLYNPYTTIGIKI; encoded by the coding sequence GTGAAGTATTTTTTATTAAAACAGTTAGTTGAGTATTTAGTAGAGAATACGCAAAATATAAAGCTTATAAAGCGAATTGACAATAATACTATTATAATAGAATTTAATAATAGGAATATAATATATTTTGATATGTCAAAAGGCTCTAGTACAGTGTTTAAATCACAAAAAGTACTAAATTCTAAAAAGGATTTCAATGCTCCTTTTGATGTTGCTTTACAAAAAAGGTTGTATAACTCAAAAATAGAAAAAATTGAGTTATACAACGATGATAAGATTATAAATATACATGTAAATTCATCTTCTTCATATAAAAAACTAACAACTATCTTACAGTTAGAATTTACAGGTAAACATACTAATATTGTAATTTTAGATGAAAATAGAATTATAATTGAAGCTTTGAGACATGTAGATGAATTTTCATCAAGTAGAGTTGTTAAAGTTGGAATAAAGCTTGATGAAATTCCAAAACAGAGTTATATTCCAAAAATGGAAGTTGTTGAGAATATTGAAAAGTATTTATATCAAATTTATGAAGAAAAAGAATCTAAAAATTTAGAAAATTTGAAGAAACAAAAAATCTCACAAATAAAGAAAAAGATCAAGAAACTTGAAAAAACAATAAGTTCATTAGCTAAAAAAGAAGAGTTAGAAGAAGAATCAAACTCTTTATATGAAAAAGCTAATTTGATTTTAGCAAATTTACATAATATAAAAGCCTACCAGAAGTCTTTTACAACATTTGATTACAAAGGAGAAGAAGTAGAAATATCTCTAGAAGAGAGTGCTTCACCTTCAAGATACTCAAATGATTTATTCAAAAAAGCAAAGAAAGCTAAACAAAAAGCTCAGTACATTTCACTAGAAAAAGATAACTTAGATGAAAAGTTAGAGTTTCTTTATCGAATGGTAAATAGTTTAGAAAATGCAAAAGATATAGAAGAGTGTGAATTTTTATATCCTAAAAAAGAAAAGAATCAAAAAAGAACTAAAAAAGCACAACCTTATGAAAGCTTCTTTTTTGAAGGTTATAAAATTATGTTAGGAACTAGTGAGAGAGAAAATATATTTTTATTAAAAAATTCAAAAGCAAGTGATTTTTGGTTTCACTTAAAAGATAGACCATCTTCTCATGTATTTGTACAAAACACTAAAAAAACTATACCTGATAGTGTAATAGAACAAGCAGCTGTAATTTGTGCAAAATTTTCTGTAGATTTTCCAGGAGATTATGAAGTAGATTTCACGCAAAGAAGAAATGTAAAAATTCAATCAGGTGCAAATGTTTTATATAATCCTTATACTACTATAGGAATAAAGATTTAA
- a CDS encoding phosphatidate cytidylyltransferase: protein MANIIKESSTRIKTGLVLIIAMIIIGYIDSYFIMWALFGTLLMISISEAKKLFQLESDSIYVYSALLWFAAYFYPTPEDLIFIVAIGYASQLAYKKTLDKKMFLPLFYPTASFLFLLSLYSEYGVMTLLWLLVVVASADTGAYFVGKSFGKTKFCETSPNKTIEGVVGGVVVAAILGTYFANDNLHIVSAFVISIIVAFASVFGDLFESYLKREANIKDSGNILPGHGGILDRTDGYLFGAIVMLVLLRVLG, encoded by the coding sequence ATGGCTAACATTATAAAAGAGAGTTCAACTCGTATAAAAACAGGTTTAGTTTTGATTATTGCTATGATAATCATAGGATATATTGATTCATATTTCATTATGTGGGCACTTTTTGGAACACTTCTTATGATTTCTATTTCTGAAGCAAAAAAACTTTTCCAATTAGAAAGTGATAGTATTTATGTTTATTCTGCACTTTTATGGTTCGCTGCGTATTTTTATCCAACACCTGAAGATTTGATTTTTATTGTTGCTATTGGTTATGCTTCACAACTTGCATACAAAAAAACACTTGATAAAAAAATGTTTCTACCTCTTTTTTATCCAACTGCATCTTTTCTTTTTCTTTTATCACTTTACAGTGAATACGGAGTTATGACTTTATTATGGTTACTTGTAGTTGTAGCTAGTGCTGATACGGGTGCTTATTTTGTTGGTAAAAGTTTTGGTAAAACTAAATTTTGTGAAACTAGTCCTAATAAAACTATTGAAGGTGTTGTAGGTGGTGTTGTTGTAGCTGCAATTTTAGGAACATATTTTGCAAATGATAATCTTCATATTGTTTCAGCTTTCGTAATATCAATTATCGTAGCTTTTGCTTCTGTGTTTGGTGATTTATTTGAATCATATTTAAAAAGAGAAGCTAATATAAAAGATAGTGGAAATATTTTACCAGGTCATGGTGGAATATTAGATAGAACAGATGGTTATCTTTTTGGTGCAATTGTAATGTTAGTATTACTTAGGGTTCTTGGATGA
- the dxr gene encoding 1-deoxy-D-xylulose-5-phosphate reductoisomerase produces MIILGSTGSIGVNTLNIARKFNLNVEVLVAGSNIEVLNKQIEEFKPSKVVIANKVDIVKVNHSHVTFGEDEILNAIENSKSETVVNALVGFLGLKPTLKAIECGKKLALANKESLVVAGKFIDYTNLSPIDSEHFGLWYLIQEKAIDSMTITASGGSFRDYPLDELKNVSIKEALNHPNWSMGNKITIDSATMTNKIFELMEAAWLFDIRKLDAIIETKSLIHAMVNFKDGSTTAHIANASMQLPIAYAILGKCDTPVLEPVDLVKVGSLEFKKIETSRYPIWEAKDEIINNLDLGVVLNAANEVGVSKFLNSEIGFLDVSRISLEALNKFNNVKIDSLDDIFTIDKEVRAYCES; encoded by the coding sequence ATGATAATACTAGGTTCTACTGGCTCAATTGGCGTTAATACCTTAAATATCGCACGTAAATTTAACTTAAATGTTGAAGTATTAGTAGCTGGAAGTAATATTGAAGTATTAAATAAACAAATTGAAGAGTTTAAACCTAGTAAAGTAGTTATCGCAAACAAAGTTGATATTGTAAAAGTAAATCATTCTCATGTAACTTTTGGCGAAGATGAAATACTTAATGCAATTGAAAATTCTAAGAGTGAAACTGTTGTAAATGCACTTGTTGGATTTTTAGGATTAAAACCAACACTAAAAGCTATTGAGTGTGGTAAAAAATTAGCTCTGGCAAATAAAGAATCACTTGTCGTTGCTGGTAAATTTATTGATTATACAAATCTTAGTCCTATTGATTCAGAGCATTTTGGCTTATGGTATTTAATTCAAGAAAAAGCTATTGATTCAATGACAATAACTGCAAGTGGTGGTTCTTTTAGAGATTATCCACTTGATGAGCTTAAAAATGTTTCAATCAAAGAAGCTTTAAATCATCCAAATTGGTCAATGGGAAATAAAATTACTATTGATTCTGCAACTATGACAAATAAAATATTTGAACTTATGGAAGCTGCTTGGTTATTTGATATACGAAAATTAGATGCGATTATTGAAACAAAATCACTAATTCATGCAATGGTAAACTTCAAAGATGGAAGTACCACAGCACATATTGCAAACGCTTCAATGCAACTTCCAATTGCTTATGCAATTTTAGGAAAATGTGATACTCCTGTTTTAGAACCAGTTGATTTAGTGAAAGTGGGTTCTTTAGAATTTAAGAAAATAGAAACTTCAAGATATCCAATTTGGGAAGCTAAAGATGAGATTATAAATAACCTTGATTTAGGTGTAGTTTTAAATGCAGCAAATGAAGTAGGAGTTTCTAAGTTTTTAAACTCAGAAATTGGCTTTTTAGATGTATCAAGAATTTCACTTGAGGCATTAAATAAATTTAACAATGTAAAAATAGATAGTTTAGATGATATTTTTACAATTGATAAAGAAGTGAGAGCATACTGTGAGTCTTGA
- a CDS encoding DUF1566 domain-containing protein, with product MKYLILFLIFVSLLDAQIYRKSSKVVVDTNAKLMWVDDISVVKVLKTHDEAIDYCEQLSFAGYSNWRIPKIEEFELIVDKKNFKNYIKKAFKYNVPDGYWAQKSHWRTLWFYADYMHFVSGTPYFDSRHKNKYVRCIRNI from the coding sequence ATGAAGTACTTAATTTTATTTCTTATTTTTGTATCTTTATTAGATGCACAAATATACAGAAAAAGCTCGAAAGTTGTTGTTGATACAAATGCAAAACTTATGTGGGTTGATGATATTTCAGTTGTAAAAGTTTTAAAAACTCATGATGAGGCTATTGATTATTGCGAGCAGTTAAGTTTTGCAGGATATTCAAACTGGAGAATTCCAAAGATTGAAGAGTTTGAATTAATAGTTGATAAAAAGAATTTCAAAAATTACATAAAAAAAGCTTTTAAATACAATGTACCCGATGGTTATTGGGCGCAAAAATCACACTGGAGAACTTTATGGTTCTATGCTGATTATATGCATTTTGTAAGTGGAACACCTTATTTTGATAGTAGACATAAAAATAAATATGTTAGATGTATTAGAAATATATAA
- a CDS encoding RBBP9/YdeN family alpha/beta hydrolase, translating to MNKKVLILHGLGGSDYPHWQAKLAGELISQHFTVSFPSFPNRDNPKLEEWRECLRKEIKHFNPDIVICHSLANVLWFHTCDDLDICLDKLMLVAPVSRNRVVDAASTFYPYPIAKDLKAKEVIMVASTNDPYMSEEEALDLKEILNVEINVLRNAGHINADSGFGSIGFALDWLNK from the coding sequence TTGAATAAAAAAGTTTTAATATTACACGGTCTTGGTGGAAGTGATTACCCTCATTGGCAAGCAAAATTAGCAGGTGAACTAATTTCGCAACACTTTACAGTATCTTTTCCTTCTTTTCCAAACAGAGATAACCCAAAATTAGAAGAGTGGAGAGAGTGCTTAAGAAAAGAAATAAAGCATTTTAATCCTGACATTGTAATTTGTCACTCCCTTGCAAATGTTTTATGGTTTCACACTTGTGATGATTTAGATATATGCTTAGATAAATTAATGCTTGTTGCCCCTGTAAGTAGAAACAGAGTTGTAGATGCTGCTAGTACTTTTTACCCTTATCCTATTGCAAAAGATTTAAAAGCAAAAGAAGTGATTATGGTAGCTTCTACTAATGATCCATATATGAGTGAAGAGGAAGCTTTAGATTTAAAAGAAATTTTAAATGTAGAAATTAATGTATTAAGAAATGCAGGACACATAAACGCAGACTCAGGTTTTGGCTCAATTGGTTTTGCATTAGACTGGCTAAATAAATGA
- the tsaD gene encoding tRNA (adenosine(37)-N6)-threonylcarbamoyltransferase complex transferase subunit TsaD has protein sequence MILSIESSCDDSSIAITDIETLELVYHKKISQELQHSVYGGVVPELAARLHIEALPKILEECVEYFPKLKAIAVTSAPGLSVTLMEGVTMAKALSLSLDIPLISVNHLKGHIYSLFIEKEEVLPMTILLVSGGHTQIIEANSLNDMNLIASTMDDSFGESFDKVSKMLGLGYPGGPVVQEYALKGDENRFELPVPLRQSPNIEFSYSGLKNAVRMRIEKCVCEDGNIQIQDKYDICASFQKTAVAHIMQKTKKLFKQKAPKNFAIVGGASANIHLRTQIEELCQKNGTALYLSQLKYCSDNAAMIGRVAVEQYKMNDFINVDEIDIQSRLKGF, from the coding sequence ATGATTTTAAGTATAGAAAGTTCATGCGATGATAGCTCAATTGCAATAACAGACATTGAAACTTTAGAGCTTGTTTATCACAAAAAAATATCTCAAGAATTACAACATAGTGTTTATGGCGGAGTAGTTCCTGAATTAGCTGCAAGACTTCATATTGAAGCCTTACCAAAAATACTTGAAGAGTGCGTGGAATATTTTCCAAAACTAAAAGCAATAGCCGTTACATCTGCACCTGGATTATCAGTTACACTAATGGAAGGTGTGACTATGGCAAAGGCTTTGAGTCTTTCACTGGATATTCCTCTTATCTCAGTTAATCACTTAAAAGGTCATATATATTCTCTTTTTATAGAAAAAGAAGAAGTATTGCCAATGACTATTTTATTAGTTTCAGGTGGACATACTCAAATAATAGAAGCAAATTCATTAAATGATATGAATCTAATAGCAAGTACAATGGATGATAGTTTTGGTGAGAGTTTTGATAAGGTATCAAAAATGCTAGGACTTGGATATCCAGGTGGTCCAGTTGTTCAAGAATATGCATTAAAGGGTGATGAGAATAGATTTGAATTGCCAGTTCCTTTAAGACAAAGTCCAAATATTGAGTTTTCATACTCAGGACTTAAAAATGCTGTTCGAATGAGAATTGAAAAATGTGTCTGTGAAGATGGAAATATTCAGATCCAAGATAAATATGATATTTGTGCATCATTTCAAAAAACAGCAGTTGCACATATAATGCAAAAAACAAAAAAACTGTTTAAGCAAAAAGCACCTAAGAACTTTGCAATTGTTGGAGGTGCAAGTGCAAATATTCACTTACGAACACAAATTGAAGAGTTATGCCAAAAAAATGGTACAGCTTTATATCTAAGCCAACTTAAGTACTGTAGTGATAATGCAGCTATGATTGGTCGAGTAGCAGTTGAGCAATATAAGATGAATGATTTTATAAACGTAGATGAAATTGATATTCAATCAAGATTAAAAGGATTTTAA
- a CDS encoding translation initiation factor SUI1, whose translation MIFEMGAKLDGDNHDTSKYDEKAKKPKANKKNNKINKPTAPSTFNKNEILPKNQHQLVFTYEKRKGKPVTLVGRFSLSDADKKEVLKLLKKKLACGGAIRDEWIELQGDVKEKIITILQSDGWKFRN comes from the coding sequence ATGATATTTGAAATGGGTGCAAAACTTGATGGCGATAATCACGATACATCAAAGTATGATGAGAAAGCAAAAAAGCCAAAAGCAAATAAAAAGAATAATAAAATTAATAAACCTACAGCTCCAAGTACTTTCAATAAAAATGAAATTTTACCAAAGAACCAACATCAATTAGTATTTACTTATGAAAAAAGAAAAGGGAAGCCTGTTACTTTAGTAGGTAGATTTTCATTAAGTGATGCAGATAAAAAAGAAGTATTAAAACTTTTAAAGAAAAAACTAGCTTGTGGTGGTGCTATTAGAGATGAATGGATTGAACTACAAGGCGATGTGAAAGAAAAAATTATCACTATATTACAAAGTGATGGTTGGAAGTTTAGAAATTAA
- a CDS encoding permease has product MIKESFKKAIIGLVSMLPMLFAIILVLGLFDTYITKEMLASMFVSNNFIDSAIGTSMGAVLTGNPMISYILGGELRDSGVSLYAVTAFVLSWVTLGVVQLPAEVEVFGARFTLYRTLLAFITTLTISILTVITVTWIQS; this is encoded by the coding sequence ATGATTAAAGAATCTTTTAAAAAAGCAATAATAGGTTTAGTTTCAATGCTTCCTATGCTTTTTGCAATTATATTAGTACTTGGTCTTTTTGATACATATATTACAAAAGAAATGTTGGCTTCTATGTTTGTTTCTAATAATTTTATTGATAGTGCAATTGGAACTTCAATGGGGGCAGTTTTAACTGGCAATCCTATGATTTCTTATATCTTAGGTGGGGAATTAAGAGATTCTGGTGTTTCCTTATATGCTGTTACTGCTTTTGTATTATCATGGGTAACTCTTGGAGTTGTTCAGTTACCAGCTGAGGTTGAAGTTTTTGGAGCAAGATTTACACTTTATAGAACTTTATTAGCTTTTATAACAACACTTACTATCTCTATTTTAACAGTTATAACGGTAACTTGGATTCAATCATGA
- a CDS encoding bifunctional ADP-dependent NAD(P)H-hydrate dehydratase/NAD(P)H-hydrate epimerase, which produces MQKIFDEVNSLDKRCYEEFGLSEDILMEHAALSMQLYIQENHSDKKTILIACGCGNNGADGIALARLLHKKFDVSLYFYSKAKSQMAILQEKRAKALDIPIIEEVIDSDIIVDCIFGTGLNKALDDDAVLLINELNSLDAIKIACDIPSGISFDGQVKSVAFDADVTITMGALKTSLFSDIAKDFVGEIKVANLGVQREIYETSTNKYLLEKKDLKLPNRKKHNSHKGSYGHLNVVAGCKKGAGIIAAKAAFGFGTGIVSVVCHENLDLPYHIMQTHFISKNCTAIAIGMGLGNYEIAEVQKILANDVKKIVDADLFYDELLLDVLDEDIVLTPHPKEFCSLLKLSNIADISVEQLQNNRIKYVEEFTSKYPKVVLLLKGTNVIISQGKNLYINTFGSAVLSKGGSGDVLSGLVGSLLAQGYEPLDAAISASLAHALAGANYKKNDFSLIPSDLIEEVRRL; this is translated from the coding sequence ATGCAAAAAATATTTGATGAAGTAAACTCGCTAGATAAAAGATGTTACGAAGAGTTTGGATTAAGTGAAGATATACTTATGGAACATGCTGCTTTAAGTATGCAATTATATATTCAAGAAAATCATAGTGATAAAAAAACTATTTTAATAGCTTGTGGTTGTGGAAATAATGGAGCTGATGGAATTGCACTTGCAAGACTGTTACATAAAAAGTTTGATGTTTCTTTATATTTTTATTCAAAAGCAAAATCACAAATGGCAATACTTCAAGAAAAAAGAGCGAAAGCACTAGATATTCCAATTATTGAAGAAGTGATTGATAGTGATATTATTGTTGATTGTATTTTTGGAACAGGTTTAAATAAAGCTTTAGACGATGATGCAGTTTTATTGATAAATGAATTAAATTCTTTAGATGCAATAAAAATAGCTTGCGATATACCTAGTGGTATTTCTTTTGATGGACAAGTTAAAAGTGTTGCTTTTGATGCTGATGTAACTATTACAATGGGAGCTTTAAAAACTTCATTGTTTTCAGATATTGCAAAAGATTTTGTAGGTGAGATAAAAGTAGCTAATCTTGGAGTTCAAAGAGAAATATATGAAACCTCTACAAATAAATACCTTCTAGAAAAAAAAGATTTAAAACTACCAAATAGAAAGAAACACAATTCACACAAAGGCTCTTACGGACATTTAAATGTAGTTGCAGGTTGTAAAAAAGGTGCAGGAATAATTGCAGCAAAAGCGGCCTTTGGTTTTGGTACAGGGATTGTAAGTGTTGTTTGTCATGAAAATTTAGATTTGCCTTATCATATTATGCAAACACATTTTATAAGTAAAAATTGTACAGCAATTGCAATTGGTATGGGACTTGGAAATTATGAAATAGCTGAGGTTCAGAAAATATTAGCAAATGATGTGAAAAAAATAGTTGATGCAGATTTGTTTTATGATGAATTATTACTTGATGTTTTAGATGAAGATATTGTTCTTACTCCTCATCCAAAAGAGTTTTGTTCCCTTCTAAAATTAAGTAATATTGCAGATATCTCTGTAGAACAATTACAAAATAATAGAATAAAATATGTTGAAGAATTTACTAGCAAGTATCCAAAAGTAGTTTTACTATTAAAAGGAACAAATGTAATAATTTCTCAAGGTAAGAACTTGTATATTAATACCTTTGGGAGTGCCGTTTTAAGTAAAGGTGGAAGTGGCGATGTTTTAAGTGGGTTAGTTGGTTCCCTTCTTGCTCAAGGCTATGAGCCTTTAGATGCTGCGATTAGTGCTTCTTTAGCACATGCATTAGCTGGGGCTAATTATAAGAAAAATGATTTTTCACTTATTCCATCAGATTTAATAGAAGAGGTTAGAAGATTATGA
- the cutA gene encoding divalent-cation tolerance protein CutA, producing MNITLVQTTCVSKAEAKNIAKVLIDSKLAACVQLSEIESFYNWHDEFCCDNEILVSIKTKKEDFDKVKSKIKEHHSYDVPEIIEIDISNSSKKYLKFIEENTK from the coding sequence ATGAATATTACTTTAGTCCAAACAACGTGTGTTTCAAAAGCTGAAGCAAAGAATATTGCAAAAGTTTTAATTGATTCAAAGCTTGCAGCTTGTGTTCAATTAAGTGAAATTGAGTCTTTTTATAATTGGCACGATGAGTTTTGTTGTGATAATGAAATCTTAGTTAGTATAAAAACTAAAAAAGAAGACTTTGATAAAGTTAAAAGTAAAATAAAAGAACATCACAGTTATGATGTTCCTGAAATTATTGAAATAGATATTAGTAATTCAAGTAAGAAGTACTTGAAATTTATAGAAGAAAATACAAAATAA
- the gspG gene encoding type II secretion system major pseudopilin GspG encodes MKKAFSLMELMVVIIILGLLAAFVLPNLTGKSEEAKSKIVCIQMKSIAQTLKMFKLDTSSYPKTEEGLSLLVEKKYFEDGKAPRDSWGNEFIYIQGEEDFDLISLGSDKKESTADDIYYSKCNQ; translated from the coding sequence TTGAAAAAAGCATTCTCTTTAATGGAATTAATGGTTGTAATTATAATTCTTGGATTATTAGCAGCGTTCGTGCTACCAAACTTAACAGGAAAAAGTGAAGAAGCAAAAAGTAAAATTGTTTGTATTCAAATGAAAAGTATTGCTCAAACATTAAAAATGTTTAAACTTGATACTTCATCATATCCAAAAACTGAAGAAGGTCTTTCTCTTCTTGTAGAAAAAAAATATTTTGAAGATGGAAAAGCACCAAGGGATTCTTGGGGTAATGAATTTATTTATATTCAAGGTGAAGAAGACTTTGATTTAATATCACTTGGTTCTGATAAAAAAGAAAGTACAGCTGATGATATTTATTATTCAAAGTGTAATCAATAA
- a CDS encoding type II secretion system F family protein: MLFKYQGFDSTGKKVKSKIEALNLNEAKGKLKVKGILYTSLSQEDFNLSKFSLKRKKTLSLSSLSYLSRDLSIYLNSGISLISAINLLNQRYKNDKVLNSFFESISTYLDEGKNFYVSLESQNVVNLPEFFKQSVKISENGGLLESVLLELAHFLKEQDRIRKQVSSALAYPLFILFISFFMVGFMLSFIVPKITSIFTQIDQELPQSTKIVIALGDFFSTNYMYILAILFVIITSFIILMKKSKVFKYAFDKFTLKLPFFSTMIEQGELARFSYMNSILIKSGVPIVQSINLSANILKNSVIKRVFVEASKSVVEGKKLSVLLSTNNIYKIDEAFIHSIAIGEDTSKMYEILNNLATLYNEANKDKTDIFLALLEPVFMLIVGVTIGFIVISMLLPIFSMNLG; the protein is encoded by the coding sequence ATGCTTTTTAAATATCAAGGTTTTGACTCTACTGGAAAAAAAGTTAAATCTAAAATTGAAGCTTTAAATTTAAATGAAGCAAAGGGAAAGTTAAAAGTAAAAGGTATTTTATACACTTCTTTAAGTCAAGAAGATTTTAATTTATCAAAGTTTTCACTAAAAAGAAAAAAAACTCTTAGCTTATCTTCTTTATCTTATCTCTCTAGAGATTTAAGTATTTATTTAAACTCAGGAATATCGCTAATCTCAGCTATTAACTTACTTAACCAAAGATACAAAAATGATAAAGTACTTAACTCATTTTTTGAATCAATTTCAACATATTTAGATGAAGGAAAGAATTTTTATGTTTCTTTAGAGTCTCAAAATGTAGTTAATCTTCCAGAATTTTTTAAACAATCTGTAAAAATTAGTGAAAATGGTGGATTATTAGAATCTGTTTTGTTAGAGTTGGCTCATTTTTTAAAAGAGCAAGATAGAATAAGAAAACAAGTTTCTTCAGCCTTGGCTTATCCTTTATTTATTCTGTTTATTTCTTTTTTTATGGTTGGTTTTATGTTAAGCTTTATTGTTCCAAAAATCACAAGTATTTTTACTCAGATTGATCAAGAATTACCCCAGAGTACTAAAATTGTAATTGCTTTAGGAGATTTTTTCTCAACTAATTATATGTATATATTAGCAATTTTATTTGTGATTATAACTTCGTTTATAATATTAATGAAAAAATCAAAAGTATTCAAATATGCCTTTGATAAATTTACTTTAAAACTTCCTTTTTTCTCAACAATGATTGAACAAGGCGAGTTAGCAAGATTCTCATACATGAATTCTATTTTAATAAAATCTGGAGTTCCTATTGTACAAAGTATAAATTTAAGTGCTAATATTTTAAAAAACTCTGTGATTAAAAGGGTATTTGTAGAAGCTTCTAAAAGTGTAGTTGAAGGGAAAAAGTTATCAGTATTATTAAGTACAAATAATATTTATAAAATTGATGAGGCTTTTATTCATTCGATTGCAATTGGTGAAGATACTAGTAAAATGTATGAAATTCTTAATAATCTTGCAACTTTATATAATGAAGCAAATAAAGATAAAACAGATATTTTTCTTGCTTTATTGGAACCTGTATTTATGTTAATAGTTGGTGTTACAATTGGATTTATTGTGATTTCAATGTTATTACCAATATTTTCAATGAACTTGGGTTAA